CGCGAGCGTGTGCGTGCTGCCGTAGCTGATGCCGGTGCCGCGCGGGAGTTGTTTCACGATGCCGACGCGCGTGCGAAAACTGAAGACAGGCTCGGTGTGGACCTGGGCGAGCAGCGAGTCGCGGCGGGGCACGATGCCGAACTGGAGCAGGCCGACGCGGACGGCGTTGAACGGGCCGGCGGACTCGAGGGTTTCGAGGCCGGCGCTGTTGTCGGCATGAATGAAGAGTTGCGAGAGATCGAGGCGCGGGCAGCAGGCGAGGGCCTTGAGGAAGCGGCGGCGTTGCTCGGCGGTGAAGGCGGGGTTTTCGTCGGGGCTGGCAAAGTGCGTGAACACACCGCCGAGCCGAATGTGCGGGGCGGCGAGAATCTCGGAGCAGAGTTTTTCGGCATGTTCGTGCCAGACGCCGAGGCGGCCCATGCCGGTGTCGATTTTCAGGTGGACGGTGACGGGACGCCCGCTGGCGCGCCCGACGGCGTCGAAACGGCGCACCTCGTCGCTGGTGGAGACGGTGGCGATGAGGTCGTAGTCGGCGAGGTGGCGGTCTTCCTCGGGAAGCAGGGGGCTGAGCAGGAGGATGGGCCAGCCGGGGCCGATTTCGCGAAGGGCGGCGGCCTCGGCGAGGTTGGCGACGGCGAAGAGGTCGGCGCCGGCGTGCATGAGGCGCGCGGCGGCCTGCGGGAGGCCGTGGCCGTAGGCGTCGGCCTTGACGACGGCGACGTAGCGCATGTGCGGAGGCAGCGAGGCGCGGATGAGGCGGAGATTGCGCTCAAGCGCGGCGAGGTCGATTTCGGCCCAGCAACGGAGCGGGAGTTGGCTGAAAGGAGGCATGGGAAAAAAGTGACAAGTATCAGGTGGCAAGTAGCAAGTGGCAGGTGGCGGGGGATGAGGATACGAAGAAAGGGAAAGGAGCGCGGCGGGCGGGTGTTGTTCTTGTCACTTGCCCCTTGTCACTTGTCACTTTCCCGCGCAGCGGGCCGCCGGTGAATTTGCGGGGTCCAGGTTTTATAGGCCGGTT
This genomic stretch from Termitidicoccus mucosus harbors:
- the alr gene encoding alanine racemase; its protein translation is MPPFSQLPLRCWAEIDLAALERNLRLIRASLPPHMRYVAVVKADAYGHGLPQAAARLMHAGADLFAVANLAEAAALREIGPGWPILLLSPLLPEEDRHLADYDLIATVSTSDEVRRFDAVGRASGRPVTVHLKIDTGMGRLGVWHEHAEKLCSEILAAPHIRLGGVFTHFASPDENPAFTAEQRRRFLKALACCPRLDLSQLFIHADNSAGLETLESAGPFNAVRVGLLQFGIVPRRDSLLAQVHTEPVFSFRTRVGIVKQLPRGTGISYGSTHTLARDSAIAVLTAGYGDGIPRAASNRARVLIRGARCPVLGRVTMDQTIVDVTDIPGVASGDECVLVGRQGGAEITVTEFSHWADTIPWETLCSVTKRVPRLYKTALGL